The Methanobrevibacter arboriphilus JCM 13429 = DSM 1125 genome window below encodes:
- a CDS encoding 2Fe-2S iron-sulfur cluster-binding protein — MINVFIKIKRNNGKCSYYETFLFKGDINSSIASVLEEINSKERLINILGNHASPILWECGCLQKKCGACAMVINGVPSLACSTFLKDISNKDKIVTIEPLSKFPIVKDLIVDRENIFKKMVENHLWLEKTAKINLNIIDSEYQSSKCLMCGCCLEICPNFSEKSEFLGALGMVNIFKLINQSPNNDHKNKIINNYNKNYYDKCGKSLSCHHVCPINLPIEEMLINSNRIIVWGKKL, encoded by the coding sequence ATGATTAATGTATTTATTAAAATAAAAAGAAACAATGGTAAATGCTCATACTATGAAACATTTCTATTTAAAGGAGATATTAATTCATCAATAGCTTCAGTACTTGAAGAAATAAATTCTAAAGAAAGATTAATTAATATCTTAGGAAATCATGCTTCACCTATTTTATGGGAATGTGGGTGTCTTCAAAAGAAATGTGGAGCTTGTGCAATGGTAATTAATGGAGTTCCTTCATTAGCATGTTCAACTTTTTTAAAAGATATATCAAATAAGGATAAAATAGTTACTATTGAACCTCTAAGTAAATTTCCTATAGTTAAAGATTTAATTGTGGATAGAGAAAATATATTTAAAAAAATGGTTGAAAATCATTTATGGCTTGAAAAAACAGCTAAAATAAATTTAAATATCATTGATTCGGAATATCAATCATCCAAATGCTTAATGTGTGGGTGTTGTTTGGAAATTTGTCCAAATTTTAGTGAAAAGAGTGAATTTCTTGGTGCACTAGGAATGGTTAATATATTTAAGCTGATTAATCAAAGTCCTAATAATGATCATAAAAATAAAATAATAAATAATTATAACAAAAATTATTATGATAAATGTGGTAAATCTCTTTCATGCCATCATGTTTGCCCAATTAATTTACCAATTGAAGAAATGTTAATTAATTCTAATCGTATTATAGTTTGGGGTAAAAAACTATGA
- a CDS encoding CDP-alcohol phosphatidyltransferase family protein: MIAMIFQLTKNIPNILSSIRIIITIPFIFSLYDLILGTGSIISLLLFSIIIISDILDGYLARKLNFVSAFGANLDIFADIFYSFLSTTILCYLNVVPIWFLFIVIFKFLEFVITSKFLKNYKKINSTIHSETKKDNFLYFDWLGRSFGILTMLLPGLVCIIYLFSYQLIGIISYTILILTIIAISSTILRLIKIKIA; this comes from the coding sequence ATGATCGCTATGATTTTTCAATTAACTAAAAATATTCCTAATATTTTATCATCAATAAGAATTATAATAACTATCCCTTTTATTTTTTCTTTATATGATTTAATTTTAGGAACTGGGTCAATAATATCTTTATTATTATTTTCTATTATTATAATATCTGATATTTTGGATGGTTACTTAGCTCGGAAACTGAATTTCGTAAGTGCTTTTGGTGCTAATTTAGATATTTTTGCAGATATTTTCTATTCATTTTTATCTACAACTATTTTATGTTATTTGAATGTTGTTCCAATTTGGTTTTTATTCATTGTTATTTTTAAATTCCTTGAGTTTGTAATTACTTCTAAATTTTTAAAAAATTACAAAAAGATCAATTCTACTATACATTCTGAAACTAAAAAAGATAATTTTTTATATTTTGATTGGCTTGGAAGGAGTTTTGGTATCCTTACAATGTTGTTACCGGGATTAGTTTGTATAATTTATTTATTTTCTTATCAATTAATAGGAATTATATCTTACACTATCCTTATTTTAACAATTATAGCAATAAGTTCCACGATTCTAAGGTTAATAAAGATTAAAATTGCATAA
- a CDS encoding amino acid-binding protein: MKMNLVLELQDVPGQLLSVLEPISTLGTNLVTVIHQRDFKNERGMIPVQITIEGERGNLKQVIEKLKEMNITILELDGVVVKEKLSTILIGHVIDTDIKDTMDKINALEGVSVVGLDVKLEEELESSAMIIVESDAGKKSIVLNKIQDIADNKGLLVVNEV, from the coding sequence ATGAAAATGAACTTAGTTCTAGAACTTCAAGATGTTCCAGGGCAGCTTTTATCAGTACTTGAGCCAATTAGTACTCTTGGCACAAATTTAGTAACTGTTATTCACCAAAGGGATTTTAAAAATGAAAGAGGAATGATTCCTGTTCAAATAACAATTGAAGGTGAAAGAGGAAATCTTAAACAAGTTATAGAGAAATTAAAAGAAATGAATATAACTATTCTTGAATTAGATGGAGTAGTTGTAAAAGAAAAACTCAGTACTATCTTAATTGGTCATGTTATTGATACTGATATTAAAGATACGATGGATAAGATTAATGCTCTTGAAGGAGTATCAGTCGTTGGTCTTGATGTTAAACTTGAAGAAGAATTAGAATCTTCTGCTATGATTATTGTTGAATCTGATGCTGGTAAAAAATCTATTGTTCTCAATAAAATTCA
- the gatC gene encoding Asp-tRNA(Asn) amidotransferase subunit GatC — translation MKIEKDAEKILKDFSKTLENIPDLEETHYIVDNVNLTRKDVANEKNPEKIMKNAKTDKDGHLLVKKAEWIN, via the coding sequence ATGAAAATTGAAAAAGATGCAGAAAAAATTCTTAAAGATTTTTCTAAGACGCTTGAAAATATTCCGGACCTTGAAGAAACTCATTACATAGTTGATAATGTGAATCTCACACGCAAAGATGTAGCTAATGAAAAAAATCCAGAAAAAATCATGAAAAATGCTAAAACCGATAAAGATGGTCATTTACTAGTTAAAAAAGCTGAATGGATTAATTAG